The following are encoded together in the Thermosipho affectus genome:
- the glmM gene encoding phosphoglucosamine mutase, which yields MKLFGTDGIRGVVNEFLTPELAFKLGNVLGNMVDKKIFIAKDTRASGDMLEEALVAGITSAGVDAYKCGILPTPALALITRIENAAGVMISASHNPPKYNGLKVLMKGYKLPDEIEERIEFEMENIKYCNYKNIGRVINYSFAHEEYFEYIKKTYEGLDLRGIKLIVDVANGATYDLNPKILEFFGAKVEVINDKPDGFNINKECGSTHPEAVKKYITGGKISVLYDGDGDRCIFVDENGNEFHGDKILGVTALKLKSEQRLANDTVVLTILSNMGVEEFLKNNKINTVRTKVGDRYVLEEMLKNNYVLGGERSGHIIYKDRNTTGDGLITTLEVLSHLVWQQSTLSELSKLVPDYPQVMINVEVKNKEVYKNKSVFDLMKETKNCRVIIRPSGTEPVIRILVEGPEFDEINHVANEFSNLIEKLDKE from the coding sequence GTGAAACTTTTTGGGACCGATGGAATCAGAGGAGTTGTAAATGAATTCTTGACTCCAGAACTTGCATTCAAATTAGGAAATGTATTGGGAAATATGGTAGATAAAAAAATATTTATCGCAAAAGATACAAGGGCATCTGGTGATATGTTAGAAGAAGCTTTGGTTGCAGGAATTACATCTGCTGGTGTAGATGCGTATAAATGCGGAATTTTACCAACTCCTGCTCTTGCACTTATTACTAGAATAGAAAATGCCGCTGGTGTTATGATTTCCGCTTCACATAATCCACCAAAGTACAATGGTTTAAAAGTTTTAATGAAAGGTTATAAGCTTCCAGATGAAATTGAAGAAAGAATAGAATTTGAAATGGAAAATATAAAATATTGTAATTATAAAAATATTGGAAGAGTAATAAACTACAGTTTTGCGCATGAAGAATATTTTGAATACATAAAAAAGACATACGAAGGTTTAGATTTACGAGGGATAAAATTAATAGTTGATGTAGCAAATGGTGCCACATATGATTTAAATCCTAAAATTTTAGAATTTTTTGGAGCAAAAGTAGAAGTAATTAATGATAAACCAGATGGGTTTAACATAAACAAAGAATGTGGTTCTACACATCCTGAAGCGGTTAAAAAATATATTACAGGTGGTAAAATTTCGGTTTTGTATGATGGTGATGGAGATAGATGTATATTTGTAGATGAAAATGGAAATGAATTTCACGGCGATAAAATTTTAGGCGTTACAGCACTCAAATTGAAAAGCGAACAAAGATTGGCAAATGACACAGTTGTGTTAACAATACTTTCAAATATGGGAGTTGAAGAATTTTTAAAAAACAATAAAATTAATACTGTAAGAACCAAAGTTGGAGATAGATATGTCTTAGAAGAAATGTTAAAAAATAATTACGTTTTAGGCGGAGAAAGAAGTGGGCATATAATTTATAAAGATAGAAACACAACTGGTGACGGATTAATAACAACATTGGAGGTTTTGTCTCATCTTGTATGGCAACAAAGTACTTTATCTGAGTTATCAAAATTGGTGCCTGATTATCCACAAGTTATGATAAACGTAGAAGTAAAAAATAAAGAAGTTTATAAAAACAAGAGCGTTTTTGATCTTATGAAAGAAACAAAGAATTGTAGAGTTATTATTAGACCATCTGGTACAGAACCAGTTATTAGGATTTTAGTTGAAGGTCCTGAATTCGATGAAATTAACCATGTAGCAAATGAATTTTCAAATTTAATTGAAAAATTGGATAAGGAGTGA
- a CDS encoding cyclodeaminase/cyclohydrolase family protein: MNVEKTTLKEFCDMVSDKSPVPGGGAVGAIVAAFSAALNQMVANLTIGKKKYAEYEESMEEVLEHMEYSRNKLQDIATKDMEAFNEVMKAIKIPKDNPERGKILQEALKKAADVPFELARETRNILKYSQITSKFGNKNAISDAYSSAELAYSSFRIAMYNVLINLSSIKDEDFVKEYKEELEDLKNEVDGLYKNIRELIKENGFEI; this comes from the coding sequence ATGAACGTTGAAAAAACCACATTAAAGGAATTTTGCGATATGGTTTCTGATAAATCACCAGTACCTGGTGGAGGAGCAGTGGGGGCGATTGTTGCAGCTTTTTCTGCTGCACTAAATCAAATGGTTGCAAATTTAACCATCGGTAAGAAAAAATATGCTGAATATGAAGAAAGCATGGAAGAAGTTTTAGAACACATGGAATATTCAAGAAATAAATTACAAGATATAGCCACAAAAGATATGGAAGCATTCAACGAAGTTATGAAAGCAATTAAAATTCCAAAAGACAATCCAGAAAGAGGAAAAATTTTACAAGAAGCATTAAAAAAAGCAGCTGATGTTCCATTTGAGCTTGCAAGGGAAACTAGAAATATATTAAAATATTCACAAATCACAAGTAAATTTGGAAATAAAAATGCTATATCAGATGCATATTCTTCAGCAGAACTTGCCTATTCTTCTTTCAGAATAGCTATGTACAACGTATTAATTAATCTTTCAAGTATAAAGGATGAGGATTTTGTAAAAGAATATAAAGAAGAACTGGAAGATCTAAAAAATGAAGTCGATGGATTATACAAAAATATTAGGGAGTTGATAAAGGAAAATGGGTTTGAAATTTGA
- the tgt gene encoding tRNA guanosine(34) transglycosylase Tgt, with protein sequence MGLKFELLKTTKNARRGRIYLPHGVVETPTFMPVGTNANVKLMTPENLKNVGAQIILANAFHLYLKPGIEVLKHHDGIHNFMNWDRPVLTDSGGFQVFSLRKGRKITKDGVLIKSPLDGSMHMITPELSMEIQNTIGSDIVMAFDYCAEPGITHQEAVYALELTTQWAERSLKKIRSLSDQAIFGIVQGAFFKDLRERSAKEITSMNFDGFAIGGLSVGEEYNLTLEMTEFTVPLLPENKPRYFMGAGAPKLIVDLVNLGVDVFDSVLPTRVARHGQALTWKGKINIRAAKHKFDKTPIDKECKCYTCRNYSRAYLRHLFDRGEALGQILLTIHNLHFMMDLSKRIRESIDNDTFEDLRGEVLKYYA encoded by the coding sequence ATGGGTTTGAAATTTGAGCTTTTAAAAACAACTAAAAACGCCAGAAGAGGTAGAATATATCTACCACACGGAGTTGTAGAAACTCCAACTTTTATGCCAGTGGGCACTAATGCAAATGTAAAATTAATGACACCTGAAAACTTAAAGAATGTAGGTGCACAAATTATACTTGCCAACGCATTCCATTTGTATTTAAAACCAGGTATAGAAGTTTTAAAACATCATGATGGAATACACAATTTTATGAATTGGGATAGACCGGTTTTAACTGATAGTGGAGGGTTTCAAGTATTTAGTTTAAGAAAGGGTAGAAAGATAACAAAAGATGGAGTATTAATAAAGTCTCCACTAGATGGAAGTATGCATATGATTACCCCAGAACTCTCTATGGAAATTCAAAATACCATTGGTTCAGATATAGTTATGGCCTTTGATTATTGTGCTGAACCTGGAATTACTCATCAAGAAGCAGTATATGCACTGGAACTTACAACTCAGTGGGCTGAAAGAAGTTTAAAAAAAATAAGAAGTTTGTCGGATCAAGCAATATTTGGTATAGTTCAAGGAGCATTTTTTAAAGATTTGAGGGAAAGAAGTGCAAAAGAAATTACCAGTATGAATTTTGATGGATTTGCCATAGGCGGATTAAGCGTGGGGGAAGAATATAACTTAACTTTAGAAATGACTGAATTTACAGTTCCTCTTTTGCCTGAAAATAAACCTAGGTATTTTATGGGAGCAGGAGCACCAAAATTAATAGTTGATCTAGTTAATCTTGGTGTGGATGTTTTTGATAGTGTACTACCAACAAGGGTGGCAAGGCATGGTCAGGCTTTGACGTGGAAAGGGAAAATAAATATAAGAGCTGCAAAACATAAATTCGACAAGACACCTATTGACAAAGAATGTAAGTGCTATACATGTAGAAATTATTCTAGAGCTTATTTGAGACATCTTTTTGATAGAGGTGAAGCTTTAGGGCAAATACTTCTAACGATACATAATTTGCATTTTATGATGGATTTAAGTAAAAGGATTCGTGAAAGTATTGATAACGACACCTTTGAGGATCTAAGGGGGGAGGTTTTAAAATATTATGCTTAA
- a CDS encoding metallophosphoesterase has protein sequence MEKYLFLSDLHVGDGKEKDDFEQDYYFEKLLKDFSDNSNISLFIVGDVFEFVESKLTLEIDLSNYEKAIKSIPENIIDEYEKNHPFVFSALRKIGKNGKIYYIVGNHDYYLLKNKKLSERLLEKIPNLYIKPYYYDERLKLLVIHGNQFDPVNRFSVNSNTGELVPPLGEYIVKYMMKNFDSKIDLPKQIVKDYDNVRPTLDLFDWFNVISKKYDLGIDLLKFWIDEFLNMMKTSEAKKWMKVNYPFWSKFSKVFLNDFGGIKFGEFIIRMVMHFRTLKKTDYLSKKAKKILSEKLDLGKYMVGYDFQNDIGKVDGIVMGHIHKHNFKVFTASNSPKFYINCGSWKPVVEKIKGRVFHKKNELFYAVLNVGKDIEIITSTVNMLKSREVIF, from the coding sequence ATGGAAAAATATTTGTTTTTAAGTGATTTGCACGTTGGTGATGGTAAAGAAAAAGACGATTTTGAGCAAGATTATTATTTTGAAAAACTGTTAAAAGATTTTTCAGATAATTCTAACATTTCCCTTTTTATTGTAGGAGATGTTTTTGAATTTGTTGAAAGTAAATTAACTTTAGAAATAGATTTATCTAATTACGAAAAAGCTATAAAATCAATTCCAGAAAATATAATCGATGAATATGAAAAAAATCATCCTTTTGTTTTTTCTGCATTAAGAAAGATAGGAAAAAATGGAAAGATATATTATATTGTTGGTAATCATGATTACTATTTATTGAAAAACAAAAAATTATCCGAAAGATTATTGGAAAAAATTCCCAATTTATACATTAAACCTTATTATTACGATGAAAGGTTGAAACTACTTGTTATTCATGGCAATCAATTTGATCCAGTAAATAGATTTTCAGTAAATTCTAATACTGGGGAGTTGGTTCCACCGCTTGGTGAATATATTGTAAAGTACATGATGAAAAATTTTGATTCAAAAATTGATCTTCCAAAACAAATAGTAAAAGATTATGACAACGTAAGACCAACGCTTGATTTATTTGATTGGTTTAACGTTATCTCCAAAAAATACGATTTGGGAATAGATTTACTAAAATTTTGGATCGATGAATTTTTGAATATGATGAAAACATCAGAGGCAAAAAAATGGATGAAAGTAAACTATCCATTTTGGAGTAAATTTTCAAAGGTGTTTTTAAATGATTTTGGAGGAATAAAATTTGGAGAGTTTATTATCCGTATGGTGATGCATTTTAGAACTTTAAAAAAGACAGATTATTTATCTAAAAAAGCAAAAAAAATTCTAAGTGAAAAATTGGATTTAGGTAAATATATGGTGGGATATGACTTTCAAAATGATATTGGAAAGGTTGATGGAATAGTAATGGGACACATTCACAAACATAATTTCAAGGTTTTTACTGCGTCAAATTCTCCTAAATTTTACATTAATTGCGGTTCTTGGAAACCTGTTGTGGAAAAAATAAAAGGTAGAGTATTTCATAAAAAAAATGAACTATTTTACGCTGTTTTGAATGTGGGAAAAGATATTGAGATAATTACTTCCACTGTAAATATGCTAAAGAGTCGGGAAGTGATATTTTGA
- a CDS encoding cupin domain-containing protein: MEVKIKRPSKKELEELNVFQWPIWTKEISEFDWYYDETEICYFLEGEVEVETKDGKVYKIGKGDLVEFPKGLSCIWRVKVPVKKHYNFK; this comes from the coding sequence ATGGAAGTAAAAATAAAAAGGCCTTCCAAAAAAGAATTAGAAGAGTTAAATGTTTTCCAATGGCCTATTTGGACAAAGGAGATTTCTGAATTTGATTGGTACTATGATGAAACAGAAATTTGTTATTTTTTAGAAGGGGAAGTCGAAGTTGAAACAAAAGATGGCAAAGTTTACAAAATTGGAAAAGGTGATCTCGTTGAATTTCCAAAGGGATTATCTTGCATCTGGAGAGTAAAAGTTCCAGTAAAAAAACATTATAATTTCAAATAA
- the rplI gene encoding 50S ribosomal protein L9, producing MKVVLLRDVPKIGKKGEIKNVSDGYARNFLIPKGLALEATPKVLKRLEDERKKAEEEKARKKKENEEILKNLQKYFYKILVKAGESGKLFGALTSSDIADAILKFSGIKIDKKHIILDKPIKNVGIYDILIKFPEGVSGKIKVEVVQEGKN from the coding sequence ATGAAAGTAGTCTTGTTAAGAGATGTTCCAAAAATTGGGAAAAAGGGAGAAATTAAAAATGTTTCAGATGGATATGCAAGAAATTTTCTTATACCAAAGGGATTGGCTCTTGAAGCAACTCCAAAAGTTTTAAAAAGATTAGAAGACGAAAGAAAAAAAGCAGAAGAAGAAAAAGCAAGGAAAAAGAAAGAAAATGAAGAAATTTTAAAAAATTTACAAAAGTATTTCTATAAAATTCTGGTAAAAGCAGGAGAAAGTGGTAAGTTATTTGGCGCTTTAACTAGTTCAGATATTGCGGATGCTATTTTAAAATTTTCGGGTATAAAAATAGATAAAAAGCATATAATATTAGACAAACCTATAAAAAATGTTGGAATTTACGATATTTTAATAAAATTTCCAGAAGGGGTTTCTGGAAAAATTAAAGTTGAAGTTGTTCAGGAGGGTAAAAATTGA
- a CDS encoding CBS domain-containing protein codes for MKVVTPHKSPDFDGFAAAYAFKKLNPDFKLVVSGRFQQNLEEFLRLFDFEYINEKSIDEDIEKLVVVDTGTLDRVGNKIKEKLKLSSKIKVYDHHPAIKIHEKKLDIDVFEIGSITTYFVLQIKEKNIEINENEATLFAIAIYEDTGNFLYDTTKPEDLEAAKFLLEKGAMLEYIQEFTNLEINTEQKNLMHMLGENIEIVKLDNNEIAIASAEIEKFIGGLNIITTKLWEFENYDTLISVVRMGKKIFIVGRTKSEEVNIKKLMEAFGGGGHFKAGSATLQNVSIDEVIYKLKHVLSQAIESSRKAKDIMTSLVRTVLSHETIGKVNELMNLTGHGGFPIIEGNKLVGIVTRKAVDKAIRHGLSNRPVKSIMNTKLITVYEDESILKVKKIMLENDIGRIPVLNKNNILVGIITRTDLLNADIEKAKNKKVNIDFFEDAKSIMIKNIPNKVLNLLRLLGTYGDDNKTPVYVVGGFVRDLFLGIKNFDIDLVVEGNGIEFARYASKQLGVKMVEHEKFLTASLFFKDGFRIDIATARTEYYDKPAELPKVDVSTIKKDLYRRDFTINAMAIKLNSGEFGTLYDFFGSRKDLENKIIRVLHKLSFIEDPTRIIRAVRFEQRFDFKIEDETLEILKETLEGNYLEKVTGQRIRQELEKIIKEKDPVKGIKRLAELKILMHIFPKTYFTTTMEKKLKNMLVSFDLLKNIYTKRNIFYAFLRILLEFYDMESLKNVEERYGIPKKFVDELKKTERRLIPVIEMIKTRIKFSDIYKVIGKPIFETATHIMAYLDDNNSREYFKKYLERVFSTKLNIKGNILKDKFNIKSSPEIGKIMNSIFCYKLDNPNINEMEKLKELLGGTIE; via the coding sequence TTGAAAGTTGTTACACCACACAAATCACCGGATTTTGATGGATTTGCCGCAGCATATGCATTTAAAAAATTAAATCCAGATTTTAAGTTAGTTGTTAGTGGAAGATTCCAACAAAATTTGGAAGAATTTTTACGCTTATTTGACTTTGAGTATATTAATGAAAAATCAATTGACGAAGATATTGAAAAATTAGTAGTGGTAGATACAGGGACTTTAGATAGAGTTGGGAATAAAATTAAAGAAAAACTTAAATTATCCTCAAAAATAAAAGTTTATGATCACCACCCTGCAATTAAAATTCATGAGAAAAAATTGGATATTGATGTTTTCGAGATAGGTTCTATAACTACTTATTTTGTACTGCAAATTAAGGAAAAAAACATAGAAATAAATGAAAATGAAGCAACATTATTTGCCATTGCAATATATGAAGATACGGGAAATTTCTTGTACGATACCACTAAACCAGAAGACTTAGAAGCTGCAAAATTTTTACTAGAAAAAGGCGCAATGTTGGAATATATACAAGAATTTACCAATTTGGAGATTAATACAGAACAAAAAAATTTAATGCACATGTTAGGTGAAAATATTGAAATAGTTAAATTAGATAATAATGAAATAGCAATAGCCAGTGCTGAGATAGAAAAGTTCATTGGCGGTTTAAATATAATAACTACGAAACTTTGGGAATTTGAAAATTATGATACCTTAATATCCGTTGTCAGAATGGGGAAAAAAATATTCATTGTTGGTAGAACTAAAAGTGAAGAAGTAAATATAAAGAAATTAATGGAAGCCTTTGGTGGTGGAGGACATTTTAAAGCTGGTTCTGCAACTTTACAAAATGTTTCTATTGATGAAGTTATTTATAAATTAAAACATGTGCTTTCTCAAGCAATTGAAAGTTCCAGAAAAGCAAAAGACATAATGACTTCACTAGTGAGAACTGTACTTAGCCATGAAACTATTGGCAAGGTTAACGAATTAATGAATTTAACAGGACATGGTGGATTTCCAATAATTGAAGGAAATAAATTAGTTGGAATAGTAACTAGGAAGGCAGTTGATAAAGCAATAAGACATGGGCTTTCAAATAGACCAGTAAAATCAATAATGAACACAAAATTGATTACTGTGTATGAAGATGAGTCCATATTAAAGGTAAAAAAGATAATGTTAGAAAATGATATTGGAAGAATTCCAGTTTTAAATAAAAATAATATTTTAGTAGGAATAATTACTAGAACAGATTTATTGAATGCAGATATAGAAAAAGCAAAAAATAAAAAAGTAAATATAGACTTTTTTGAAGATGCTAAATCCATTATGATCAAAAATATTCCAAATAAAGTTTTAAATCTCTTGAGACTTCTAGGAACATATGGAGATGATAATAAAACACCCGTGTATGTTGTTGGCGGTTTTGTAAGGGATCTATTCCTAGGAATAAAAAATTTTGATATAGATTTAGTGGTTGAAGGAAATGGTATAGAATTTGCACGTTATGCTAGTAAACAACTAGGTGTAAAGATGGTAGAACATGAAAAATTTTTGACTGCTTCGTTATTTTTTAAAGATGGGTTTAGAATAGATATTGCAACTGCACGAACAGAATATTATGATAAACCTGCAGAATTACCAAAAGTAGATGTAAGTACTATAAAGAAAGATTTATACAGAAGAGATTTCACGATAAATGCCATGGCAATAAAATTAAATTCCGGCGAGTTTGGCACATTATATGATTTTTTTGGTTCTAGAAAAGATTTAGAAAATAAAATTATCAGAGTTTTACACAAATTGAGTTTTATTGAAGATCCAACTAGGATAATAAGAGCAGTAAGATTTGAACAAAGATTTGATTTTAAAATTGAAGATGAAACATTGGAAATTTTGAAAGAGACGTTAGAAGGAAACTACTTAGAAAAAGTAACAGGCCAACGCATAAGGCAAGAACTGGAAAAAATCATTAAAGAAAAAGATCCAGTAAAAGGTATAAAAAGGCTAGCTGAATTAAAAATTTTAATGCATATTTTTCCAAAAACATATTTTACAACAACTATGGAAAAAAAATTGAAAAACATGCTTGTATCTTTTGATTTATTAAAAAATATTTACACCAAAAGAAATATTTTTTACGCATTTTTAAGAATACTACTTGAGTTTTACGATATGGAATCTTTAAAAAATGTTGAGGAAAGATATGGAATTCCAAAAAAATTCGTTGACGAGCTAAAAAAAACTGAAAGAAGGTTAATACCTGTTATTGAAATGATAAAAACAAGGATTAAATTTTCTGATATCTATAAAGTTATTGGAAAGCCAATTTTTGAAACAGCAACACATATTATGGCTTATTTGGATGATAATAATTCAAGGGAATATTTTAAAAAATATCTTGAAAGGGTTTTTAGTACTAAACTCAACATCAAAGGAAACATTTTAAAAGACAAATTTAATATTAAATCTAGTCCAGAAATTGGTAAAATTATGAACAGTATTTTTTGTTATAAATTAGATAATCCAAATATTAATGAAATGGAGAAATTAAAGGAACTACTGGGAGGGACAATTGAATGA
- a CDS encoding metal-sulfur cluster assembly factor → MANITEEMVWNKLKEVIDFEIGLDVVSLGLVYEVKVDDKNNIFVLMTMTTPMCPLAGMILQDAEAKLRELDGVNDVKVELTFDPPWTPERVDPNVRSQLGI, encoded by the coding sequence ATGGCAAATATAACTGAAGAAATGGTTTGGAATAAGCTTAAAGAGGTTATTGATTTTGAAATAGGTTTAGACGTTGTTTCTTTGGGATTAGTATATGAAGTTAAAGTGGATGACAAAAACAATATATTTGTATTGATGACTATGACAACACCAATGTGTCCACTCGCCGGTATGATTTTGCAAGATGCAGAAGCAAAATTAAGAGAATTAGATGGGGTAAATGATGTAAAAGTGGAATTGACCTTTGACCCACCTTGGACACCTGAAAGGGTAGATCCAAACGTCAGGTCACAACTTGGTATATGA
- a CDS encoding MBL fold metallo-hydrolase, protein MNIIAYSKALYTTWIYYSPERILFDSGESVSTLLNNKIYAIKHIFLTHGHVDHISGLWSLINTRNNAMGDREKTLNIYYPKGNKGIKEYLEFIKKMNSDLKFKLGIFPLEEGEKIILREKSPKKYIVPFRVTHTYSEKSFGYHIFEVRKKLKREFQEFEQSKLAELAKKYGGDYISENFEKKILTVSGDTYLLKKEDIKDTEILFHECTFLKKEDRKYKNHAVLEDVLELVKDTNVKKLILYHISGRYGRRPEKYLEEYVNNLNMEIYLVKPEKIFRL, encoded by the coding sequence TTGAATATAATCGCTTATTCCAAAGCTTTATATACAACTTGGATTTATTATTCTCCTGAACGGATACTTTTTGATTCAGGAGAGTCTGTTTCTACGCTCCTAAATAATAAAATCTATGCTATAAAACACATTTTTTTGACCCATGGTCATGTGGATCATATATCCGGATTATGGTCTTTGATTAACACAAGAAATAATGCGATGGGAGATAGAGAAAAGACATTAAATATTTATTATCCAAAGGGAAATAAAGGAATAAAAGAATATTTAGAATTTATTAAAAAGATGAATTCTGACTTAAAATTTAAATTGGGTATATTTCCTTTAGAAGAAGGTGAAAAAATAATTTTAAGGGAAAAGAGCCCTAAAAAATATATAGTACCATTTAGAGTGACACATACATATAGTGAAAAAAGTTTCGGATATCATATCTTTGAAGTAAGAAAAAAATTAAAAAGAGAATTTCAAGAATTTGAACAATCTAAATTAGCAGAACTTGCAAAAAAATATGGTGGAGATTATATTTCGGAAAATTTTGAAAAGAAAATATTAACAGTTTCTGGAGACACATATCTTCTGAAAAAAGAAGATATAAAAGATACGGAGATACTATTTCACGAATGTACTTTTCTCAAAAAAGAAGATAGAAAGTATAAAAATCATGCTGTTTTAGAAGATGTTTTAGAACTTGTGAAAGACACCAATGTAAAAAAATTAATTTTATACCACATTTCAGGAAGATACGGTAGAAGACCGGAAAAGTATTTGGAAGAGTATGTAAATAATTTAAATATGGAAATTTATCTTGTAAAACCCGAAAAAATATTTAGATTATGA
- the prmC gene encoding peptide chain release factor N(5)-glutamine methyltransferase, whose product MKVLDVIDIFRKKRLPELEAYILLKYFTKKSKEYLIAHPEYEFDGTEFEKWINLRLKGYPLAYIVKEKEFFKYKFYIEEGVLIPRPETELLAEIAIDIIEKNKIKKIAEVGVGSGALIISILLNTNCIGYATDISDKAIKVATINLKRYNLEKRLKIQKGKYLEPFNKKFSEIELIVSNPPYVRKDAILSSEVHYEPKEALFSGEDGLDFYRKFLDLYDFSDKIVVMEIGHDQGEFFRKKDWTVIKDYSGNDRIVMKDFRR is encoded by the coding sequence ATGAAGGTTTTAGACGTAATTGATATCTTTAGAAAAAAAAGGCTTCCAGAATTGGAAGCCTATATTCTATTGAAATATTTTACCAAAAAATCAAAAGAATATCTTATCGCACATCCAGAGTATGAATTTGATGGAACTGAATTTGAAAAATGGATAAATTTGAGATTAAAAGGTTATCCCTTAGCTTATATAGTTAAAGAAAAGGAATTTTTCAAATACAAATTTTATATTGAAGAAGGAGTTTTAATTCCAAGACCTGAAACTGAACTTTTAGCAGAGATTGCAATCGATATAATAGAAAAAAATAAAATAAAAAAGATTGCAGAAGTTGGTGTTGGAAGTGGTGCGTTAATTATTTCAATTCTTTTAAACACAAATTGTATTGGTTATGCAACTGACATATCTGATAAGGCAATAAAAGTAGCAACCATAAACTTAAAAAGGTACAACCTTGAAAAAAGGTTAAAAATACAAAAGGGAAAATATCTTGAGCCTTTCAACAAAAAATTTAGTGAAATTGAACTTATTGTATCTAATCCACCTTATGTAAGAAAAGACGCAATTCTTTCTTCGGAAGTACACTATGAACCAAAAGAAGCTTTGTTTTCAGGTGAAGATGGACTAGATTTTTACAGAAAATTCTTAGATTTGTATGATTTTTCTGATAAAATTGTAGTAATGGAAATAGGTCATGATCAAGGAGAATTTTTCAGGAAAAAAGATTGGACTGTTATAAAAGATTATTCGGGGAACGACAGAATAGTAATGAAAGATTTTCGGAGGTGA
- the pyrR gene encoding bifunctional pyr operon transcriptional regulator/uracil phosphoribosyltransferase PyrR encodes MKKILEKDDIRRSLMRISHEILEKNKGAKDIVLIGIFTRGYYLAKRIAENIKKIENVEVNVGGLDVGPFRDDDKKTNIDKSEINFDVKDKIVILVDDVLFTGRTARAAMDAVTHRGRPKLIQLSVLVDRGHREFPIRPDYVGKNIPSSKDREIVKVKIKEIDDEDAVYIFNKEA; translated from the coding sequence ATGAAAAAAATTTTGGAAAAAGACGATATTAGAAGGTCCCTAATGAGAATTTCGCATGAAATACTTGAAAAAAATAAAGGCGCAAAGGATATTGTTTTAATTGGTATATTTACAAGAGGATATTATCTAGCTAAAAGAATAGCTGAAAATATAAAGAAAATAGAAAATGTTGAGGTAAATGTAGGAGGATTAGATGTAGGACCATTTAGAGATGATGATAAAAAAACAAACATAGATAAAAGTGAAATAAACTTTGATGTAAAAGATAAAATAGTTATACTAGTAGATGATGTGTTATTTACCGGTAGAACAGCAAGAGCAGCTATGGATGCAGTAACACATAGAGGAAGACCAAAACTTATACAATTATCCGTTCTTGTAGATAGAGGACATAGAGAATTTCCAATAAGACCTGATTATGTAGGAAAAAACATTCCTAGCTCGAAGGATAGGGAAATAGTAAAAGTAAAAATAAAAGAAATTGACGACGAAGATGCAGTATATATTTTCAATAAGGAGGCGTAA